Sequence from the Microbacterium sp. 1.5R genome:
GGACGAGAGGAACACCCCCATGACCGAAGGCAACGGACGCCGTCGCGTTCTCCTGAAGCTCTCCGGTGAGGCGTTCGGCGCCGGACAGCTCGGCGTCAACCCCGACGTCGTCAGCCAGATCGCCCGTGACATCGCCGCGGCCGTCGACCGCGTAGAGATCGCGATCGTCGTCGGCGGCGGCAACTTCTTCCGCGGAGCGGAACTCAGCCAGCGCGGAATGGACCGGGGGCGAGCCGACTACATGGGCATGCTCGGCACGGTGATGAACGCCCTCGCGCTGCAGGACTTCCTCGAGCAGGCCGGAGCGCCGACCCGCGTGCAGTCCGCGATCTCGATGACGCAGGTCGCCGAGCCGTACATCCCGCTGCGGGCCGAGCGGCACATGGAGAAGGGCCGCGTCGTCATCTTCGGCGCCGGAGCGGGCCTCCCGTACTTCTCCACCGACACGGTCGCCGCGCAGCGCGCGCTGGAGATCGGGGCGCAGGAGGTGCTCGTGGCCAAGAACGGCGTCGACGCCATCTACACCGCGGACCCGAACAAGCACGCCGACGCCGAGCGCATCGAGCGCGTGACCTACCGCGATGCCCTTCAGCGCGGCCTCAAGGTGGTCGACTCGACCGCGTTCAGCCTCTGCATGGACAACAACATGGACATGAGGGTGTTCGGCATGGAGCCGGCGGGCAATGTCACGCGTGCGCTCCTCGGAGAGCCGATCGGCACTCTCGTCACCGCCTGAGTCCCTGACGGTGCTCACGCGCCGCGCCAGATAGAATTTCAGAACACCCCGACGATAGGAGTCACCGTGATCGCGGATGTCCTCGCTGAAACCACCTCCCGTATGGCACGAGCGGTCGAGGCCGCCAAGGAGGACTTCTCCACGGTGCGCACGGGTCGCGCCAACCCGCAGCTCTTCCAGAAGGTGCTCGTCGACTACTACGGAACGCCGACGCCGCTCGCCCAGCTCGCCTCTCTGGCGAACCAGGAGGCGCGCACCCTCATCATCACTCCCTACGACAAGAGTGCTCTGAAGGGGATCGAGCAGGCGATCCGGGACATGCCGAACCTCGGCGCGAACCCCACGAACGACGGCAACCTCGTCCGCGTGACGATGCCCGAGCTCACGGCTGAGCGCCGCAAGGAGTACGTCAAGCTCGTCAAGACCAAGGCCGAGGACGCCAAGGTGCACGTGCGCGGCATCCGTCGCAAGGCCAAGGACGAACTCGACGGTCTCAAGAGCGAGCTCGGAGAAGACGAGATCTCTCGCGGAGAGAAGGAACTCGACGCCCTCACGCGCCAGCACGTCGACCTCATCGACGACGCACTCAAGCGCAAAGAGGCTGAGCTCCTCGAGGTGTAGGCGGCATGTCCGACGAACGCACCGATGACGGCACCGACAAGCCGCAGACGCGCCGGGAGGCGCGCGACTCGTCGACCTCGACCGGCGCCATCCCGCTGGTCGACGGCGCCTTCCCGGCGTTCGACGCGACGAGCATCCCGCCACGTCCACCTCTCCCCGCCGAGGAGCGCGCGATGACGGAGTCTCCGTTGGACACAGCTGATCACAACGCGATCAGAGAGCAGTGGCGTGCCGCACGCGACGAGTTCGGGACCCACGTCACGAATGCTCGCGGGCAGCTCGACCAGGCGAACGAGCGCATCAAGGAGCGCACAGGGCGTGACCTGATCCTCGCGACGCTGATCGGGCTGGCGTTCGGCGCCGCCCTGCTCGCCTCGCTGCTGTTCATCAAGGTCCTCTTCGTGCCGTTCGCGTTGGCAGCGGCGCTGCTCGGGGTGTACGAGCTTTCCCTGGCACTGCGCGCGTCCGGGCGGCGGATCGACGTGATCGCTCAGTTCGTGGCGGCGACGCTGCTCGTGCTGTCCGCGTTCTTCCTCGACCTGTGGTTCGTCTGGGTGATGCTGTTCTTCGCCGTCGCATTCGTGATCGTGTGGCGGTTGGTCGCCCAGATGGTCGCCAAGGACGGCAGAACCTACGGCGATGTGCTGACGGATGCCGTCATCGGAGGCTTCGTTCAGATCTACGTGCCGTTCCTCGCGGCGGTCGCCCTGATCCTGCTCAAGCAGGAGGGTGGCCAGTGGTGGGTGCTGAGCTTCATCGCCATCGCCGTCGTGGCGGACACCGGCGCGTATGCCGCCGGGCTGGCCTTCGGCCGGCATCCGATGGCCCCGCGAATCAGTCCCAAGAAGACGTGGGAAGGGTTCGGTGGAGCCGTGGTGGGTTCCATCACGGCGGGTGTCCTCCTCGCGATCTTCCTGTTGCATCTGCCCTGGTGGATCGGCGTGATCTTCGGCGTCGCCATCCTGCTGTCCGCGACCCTCGGCGACCTCGGGGAGTCCATGCTCAAGCGTGATCTCGGAATCAAGGACATGAGCTCCTGGCTGCCCGGTCACGGCGGGCTCCTCGATCGACTCGACAGCATCCTTCCGTCGACGGTGCCCGCGCTGTGCCTGTATTTCCTCTTCTCCTCCTGGGTGGTGCTGTGATGGTCTCCGACGACGTGCGAACATCGGACGGTTCGGTTCAGCCTCCGGCCGCGTTCTCTGTGACGACCGGTCGCGTGCGCGGCTATCACCGCGCAGCGGTCGACACGTTCCTGGCAGCCGCTCGGGCTGCATTCGAAGGCGACGCGGACGATCTCGGCGCAGCCGACGTACGCGTGGCGTCCTTCCCGCTGGTGAAGAACGGCTATGTCGTGGCAGAGGTCGATGCCGCGCTCGGGAGAGTCGAGGACGCGCTGGCGGCTCGCGCGCGTGACCGGGCCGTCCGGTCGCAGGGCGCGGGGGCATGGGTCGAGCAGGCACGAGACGATGCCCAGATCATCCTCGACCACCTCGCGCGTCCGAAGCGTCAGCGTTTCGCGCGGACGGGCGTCCTCACCTTCGGGTATCGCATCGACGAGGTCGACCATGTGGGCACCCGCATCGCCCGCTATCTGCGAGACGGCGAACCGCTGACGGCCGAGCAGCTGCGTTCGGCGGCGTTCCGCATGCAGCGCGGCGGGTACCGGGAAGAGCAGGTGGATGCCCTTCTCGACGCTACCGTCGATGTGATCCTGGCGGTTCGCTGAGCGTTCTGATGGCCGACTCACGCCTCACCGGGTAGACTGCCACTCATCGTGAACTCCCGAAACGACATCACACCTCATCGCAAAGACGTCACGCCGGTGCCTGCATCGGCGGCGCTTTCGGCGCGCAGCGGTAGCCGCCGACGGGGCGTCGTCGGTTTCGTCAGCGCCCTCGCGGTCGTGGGTTTCGCGGCCGCGATGGTCGCCCCGACCGGCGTCGCGCTGGCTCAGCAGCCTGAGACGGAAGGCCCCGAGTCGGCGTACTCAGCGGCGCTCACGGAGACGCAGAATCTCACGGTGACCGCAGAGGGTGCCGCTATCGCACCGGTTCAGCGTGGATCGTTCTCGGTCTACGTGACGCCCAAGCCGACTCCCACCCCGACACCGACGACCGCGTCGTCCGGGTCATCCGGGTCATCGAAACCCGGTCCCAGCGCTCCTCTGTACTACACCGGCGGGGGAGCCCCTGCGGAGTGGATGGCCGCAGCGGGCATCGCGGAGTCCGACTGGGGCTTCGTCGACTACATCGTCTCCCGCGAGAGCGGCTGGAACCCGAACGCGACGAATAAGTCCTCTGGAGCGTGTGGGCTCGTCCAGGCTCTGCCATGCAGCAAGGTTCCCGGCAATGGCTACGACCCGGTGGACAACCTGCGCTGGGCAACGGGCTACGCCACGGGTCGATACGGAAGCTGGGCGGGCGCCCACGCCTTCTGGACGAACAACCACTGGTGGTGAGTCGGCCTCATGGCCCGCTCTCGCAGACGCCGTCCGGCGCGCCCTGACACCGACGATTCGCTCGATCGACTCCTCGCGTCCTGGAAGCGCACGGAAGTCCGTCGTGGTTCCGAGTGGACCGTCCAGCCGGTGTCGGCAGCTCAGGCGCTGAAGGAGTACATCTGTCCTGGGTGCGGGCGATCGGTTGTTCCCGGAACCGCTCATCTCGTGATCTGGCGCGCGGACGGGGTGCTCGGTGACGCCGCAGACCTCGCGGCACGCAGGCATTGGCACACACACTGTTGGAGGATTGCGTGAGCATGGAGATCCGTGGACCGATCGAGCTGCCTGCGCGGCGCGAAGACATCGCACTGGAGACCGCAGACGAGCTGACACTGGTCGGAGAGCTGGCGGTTCCCGAGTCGTCGGCGCCCGTGGCCACGCTCGTCACGCTGCATCCTCTCCCGACGGCCGGCGGGTTCATGGACTCGCACATCATCCGCAAGGCTGCCGCCCGTCTGCCTGCGCTGGCGGACCTCGCTGTGCTGCGCTTCAACACGAGAGGGACGACCTCTCCGCGTGGCACCAGCGATGGCGCGTTCGATGAGGGAGAGGCGGAGCAGTTCGACGTCGCGGCGGCGATGGGCTTCGTGCGCGAGCGCGGCCTTCCGCGCCCATGGCTGCTCGGCTGGTCGTTCGGCACCGAACTCGCGCTGAAGTACGGTCGGGAACACGATGTCGAGGGGATCATCCTCCTGTCCCCGCCACTTCATCGCGCCACAGACGCCGAGGTGGCGGCGTGGGCCGACTCCGATGTTGACGTCGTCGTGCTGGTACCCGAGCTCGACGACTACCTCCGTCCGGCCGAAGCACGCGAGCGCTTCTCCGCGATTCCGCATGCGAAGCTGATCACCGTCGAGGGTGGCAAGCACCTCTGGGTGGGGGAGAGCCAGACTCGGAGAGTCCTCACTGAGATCGTCGCTGCCGTGAACCCAGCAGCTCTTCCGCTGCCGACGGAGTGGCCCGCCGACTAGAGCTCGTTCATGCGAGGGATCAGCACCTGCCGGTAGAGGATCAGGATGCTGGCTGCCACCGGAATCGCGATCAGCGCGCCGAGCAGCCCCAGGAGGCTTCCGCCCGCCAGCGCCGCGACGACGACGACCGCTCCGGGTACGGACACGGCCCGGCTCATGATGCGCGGCGAGATCACGTACGCCTCGATCTGCATGTAGATGAGGTAGTAGATGGCGGCGGCGATCGCTGTCGCCGGTGATCCCAGGCCGGGGATCAGGCACACGAGCACGATGATGGTCGACCCCGTGAGGGTGCCGACGAGTGGAATCAGTGAGAAGAAGAAGGCGACGACGGCGAGCACGGCCGGGAACGGCGCATCGATGATCGTGAGGAAGATCATGCTCAGGATGCCGTTGATGACGCCCTGGGAGACCTGGCCCATGACGTAGTAGCCGACCGAATCGGTGATCTGCTCGGCCAGGTCGATGAAGCGCTCGCGCTTGGATGCAGGAGCGAGCTGGTAGACGGCGCGCTTGAGCGACGGTGTCGAGGCCGTCAGATAGATCGTCAGGATGAGGATGATGAACGCGCCGAACAGTCCGCTCAGCAGTGCCCCGCCGGCGGCGAGCACGCCCTGCCCGATGGACCCCCCGATCTGGGCGAGGTTCGTCTCCAGCCAGTCGGTCACATAGGCGAAGACGTCATCCACCTTGAGATTGGGGAACGTGTCGACCATCCACTGGCGCAGGTCGAGGAGAAATGTCCCGCGTTGGACGATGGCCGTGATCTCGGCGATGAGCTGCGAGATCTGGTCGACCAGCACGGGGATGACGATCAGGATGATCCCGGCGAAGATCCCGAGCACCGCGAGGATCGTGATGAGCACGGCGAGCCAGCGGGGGAGACGCCTGCGCTCGAGGAAGGAGACGAGCGGGTCCAGGCCGAGACTGAGGAAGAGAGCCGTACCGACGTAGAGCAGCACGGTCGACAGGCTCTCCACGCTTCCGATCAGCAGGATTCCCAGTCCCACGCCGAGCGTCGCCACGAGGGCGGTGCGGAACGGGTTGTGGATCTTCATCGTTGCTCCTCGGAATGGGGGACTCTGCAAGCGTATCCACCGCACCACGACCGGCCGGGACGACGTGCCGCACGTGGTGCCGCATGCCCCTCGTGGGCAACACACAGGTGATTTCGCTAGTCTGAAATGTCGAGTGTTGCGACTCGGGCGTGCGTCCGGGCCGTGTGAGGAGACTATTCGTGCGTTTCGTATGGGCCGTCGTGGCCTTCGTGCTGGCTGCGGGACTGATCGCTGCGGGCATCGCGCAGCGAACCATCTTCATGGGTCCGTCGACTCAGGAGGTCTCAG
This genomic interval carries:
- a CDS encoding AI-2E family transporter; its protein translation is MKIHNPFRTALVATLGVGLGILLIGSVESLSTVLLYVGTALFLSLGLDPLVSFLERRRLPRWLAVLITILAVLGIFAGIILIVIPVLVDQISQLIAEITAIVQRGTFLLDLRQWMVDTFPNLKVDDVFAYVTDWLETNLAQIGGSIGQGVLAAGGALLSGLFGAFIILILTIYLTASTPSLKRAVYQLAPASKRERFIDLAEQITDSVGYYVMGQVSQGVINGILSMIFLTIIDAPFPAVLAVVAFFFSLIPLVGTLTGSTIIVLVCLIPGLGSPATAIAAAIYYLIYMQIEAYVISPRIMSRAVSVPGAVVVVAALAGGSLLGLLGALIAIPVAASILILYRQVLIPRMNEL
- the frr gene encoding ribosome recycling factor — encoded protein: MIADVLAETTSRMARAVEAAKEDFSTVRTGRANPQLFQKVLVDYYGTPTPLAQLASLANQEARTLIITPYDKSALKGIEQAIRDMPNLGANPTNDGNLVRVTMPELTAERRKEYVKLVKTKAEDAKVHVRGIRRKAKDELDGLKSELGEDEISRGEKELDALTRQHVDLIDDALKRKEAELLEV
- a CDS encoding phosphatidate cytidylyltransferase translates to MSDERTDDGTDKPQTRREARDSSTSTGAIPLVDGAFPAFDATSIPPRPPLPAEERAMTESPLDTADHNAIREQWRAARDEFGTHVTNARGQLDQANERIKERTGRDLILATLIGLAFGAALLASLLFIKVLFVPFALAAALLGVYELSLALRASGRRIDVIAQFVAATLLVLSAFFLDLWFVWVMLFFAVAFVIVWRLVAQMVAKDGRTYGDVLTDAVIGGFVQIYVPFLAAVALILLKQEGGQWWVLSFIAIAVVADTGAYAAGLAFGRHPMAPRISPKKTWEGFGGAVVGSITAGVLLAIFLLHLPWWIGVIFGVAILLSATLGDLGESMLKRDLGIKDMSSWLPGHGGLLDRLDSILPSTVPALCLYFLFSSWVVL
- the pyrH gene encoding UMP kinase; amino-acid sequence: MTEGNGRRRVLLKLSGEAFGAGQLGVNPDVVSQIARDIAAAVDRVEIAIVVGGGNFFRGAELSQRGMDRGRADYMGMLGTVMNALALQDFLEQAGAPTRVQSAISMTQVAEPYIPLRAERHMEKGRVVIFGAGAGLPYFSTDTVAAQRALEIGAQEVLVAKNGVDAIYTADPNKHADAERIERVTYRDALQRGLKVVDSTAFSLCMDNNMDMRVFGMEPAGNVTRALLGEPIGTLVTA
- a CDS encoding alpha/beta hydrolase, which translates into the protein MEIRGPIELPARREDIALETADELTLVGELAVPESSAPVATLVTLHPLPTAGGFMDSHIIRKAAARLPALADLAVLRFNTRGTTSPRGTSDGAFDEGEAEQFDVAAAMGFVRERGLPRPWLLGWSFGTELALKYGREHDVEGIILLSPPLHRATDAEVAAWADSDVDVVVLVPELDDYLRPAEARERFSAIPHAKLITVEGGKHLWVGESQTRRVLTEIVAAVNPAALPLPTEWPAD
- a CDS encoding transglycosylase SLT domain-containing protein; this translates as MNSRNDITPHRKDVTPVPASAALSARSGSRRRGVVGFVSALAVVGFAAAMVAPTGVALAQQPETEGPESAYSAALTETQNLTVTAEGAAIAPVQRGSFSVYVTPKPTPTPTPTTASSGSSGSSKPGPSAPLYYTGGGAPAEWMAAAGIAESDWGFVDYIVSRESGWNPNATNKSSGACGLVQALPCSKVPGNGYDPVDNLRWATGYATGRYGSWAGAHAFWTNNHWW
- a CDS encoding DivIVA domain-containing protein gives rise to the protein MVSDDVRTSDGSVQPPAAFSVTTGRVRGYHRAAVDTFLAAARAAFEGDADDLGAADVRVASFPLVKNGYVVAEVDAALGRVEDALAARARDRAVRSQGAGAWVEQARDDAQIILDHLARPKRQRFARTGVLTFGYRIDEVDHVGTRIARYLRDGEPLTAEQLRSAAFRMQRGGYREEQVDALLDATVDVILAVR